The following are from one region of the Paenibacillus bovis genome:
- a CDS encoding DEAD/DEAH box helicase — protein MSHYLQNITIQAGISEYGDALIYGSKEAYGFVPAMYLKHLLFAWHEPSFYGTELEVEQTPEVELIILPAEQVISFFADQKLLHHVNWKWEGEAAQLHLLAPYLLSSLDNKKYMPSLNAYRRGKLQWKWDTEEVLKAAGRKRQKAEVQTILKEADSDFLQGLQAAYSAAVSERYYNDEAEAADLRREYPQLFDRNNSTAGLDENTWLVSIGWKSDMAPFRPALQLLEPEDTNSGWRLRLVLQDKADETHLVPVRLEMSGYAEGDWPDGWEHHVRDRSAGWREQLRAVLPVTQFATEQDMIGRTLNNEQAWRFLSQYSNRLLQSGWLVLLPAWWEAARRKRPKLKAKVSEEEEKRTGKSFFGLDALIDFDWRVSIGETELTEEEFAELAEKQERLALFRGQWIVLDPELLEQIRRAMNGIDRRRGLSFQDVLQLHLMRQSRAAKEEENEAEEEENQRIEIEVELNEHLAGLISQISQQNDMPLIPVPAALNAQLRPYQQEGFSWLSFLRRFGLGACLADDMGLGKTIQLITYLLHIKEDAASETLRLSRLLLETAEEDIQHSQLAAAADTVSDPMNRLDSANRINHAGATTMDNREQNDKADKEAAAILQVSPAVSNPTSLVVCPTSVLGNWQKEIMRFAPSLKVALHYGSKRLSSDNFHQLVSEHDVILTSYATASLDQSLLQEVTWATICLDEAQNIKNAQTRQSQTVRSLSALHRVALTGTPIENRLAELWSIYDFITPGYLGSMKGFQDRFAQAIEKEQDEQRTLDLQKLVKPFMLRRTKKDPNIQLNLPEKNEMKTYINLTPEQGVMYDQAVNQLMQHMNDLEGMKRKGAILSALTQLKQICDHPALLHTRAQTPDPEETEIPDVPEDLEALVSRSAKMERLLEMVRELRSKDEKCLIFTQYIGMGQIIQRVLSEDLDEPVLYLNGSTSKTARDRMIEQFQSPGEPNIFILSLKAGGVGLNLTAANHVFHVDRWWNPAVENQATDRAYRMGQTRDVQVHKFISLGTLEERIDEMLESKQQLSNNIISTSEGWITELSNDELQSLFSLRREWAEV, from the coding sequence ATGAGCCATTATTTGCAAAACATCACGATTCAGGCAGGGATCAGCGAATACGGCGATGCCCTGATTTACGGTTCCAAGGAAGCTTACGGCTTCGTTCCGGCCATGTATCTCAAGCACCTGCTGTTTGCCTGGCATGAGCCTTCCTTTTATGGAACAGAGCTGGAGGTCGAGCAGACACCGGAGGTGGAACTGATCATTTTGCCGGCAGAGCAGGTGATCTCTTTCTTTGCCGATCAAAAGCTGCTGCATCATGTGAACTGGAAATGGGAGGGCGAAGCCGCCCAGCTGCATCTGCTGGCTCCTTATCTGCTCTCCAGTCTGGACAACAAGAAGTATATGCCCAGCCTGAATGCGTATCGACGGGGCAAGCTGCAGTGGAAATGGGATACCGAAGAAGTACTCAAAGCAGCCGGGCGCAAACGGCAAAAGGCTGAAGTGCAGACTATCCTGAAAGAAGCGGATAGCGACTTTCTGCAGGGATTGCAGGCTGCCTACTCGGCGGCGGTATCCGAGCGCTATTACAACGATGAAGCCGAAGCGGCGGATCTGCGGCGGGAATATCCGCAGTTATTTGACCGGAACAACAGCACGGCAGGTCTGGACGAGAATACCTGGCTTGTCTCGATTGGTTGGAAAAGCGATATGGCTCCTTTCCGTCCGGCGCTGCAGCTGCTGGAACCGGAAGATACCAACAGCGGATGGCGGCTGCGGCTGGTACTGCAGGATAAGGCGGACGAGACCCATCTGGTACCCGTCCGTCTGGAAATGAGCGGCTATGCAGAAGGAGATTGGCCGGACGGTTGGGAGCATCATGTACGTGATCGCTCTGCCGGATGGCGCGAACAGCTGCGTGCGGTTCTGCCCGTCACCCAATTTGCTACGGAACAGGATATGATCGGCCGAACGCTGAACAACGAGCAGGCCTGGCGCTTCCTGTCCCAATACAGCAACCGTCTGCTGCAATCCGGTTGGCTCGTACTGCTGCCGGCCTGGTGGGAAGCAGCACGCCGCAAGCGTCCGAAGCTCAAAGCCAAAGTCAGCGAAGAAGAGGAAAAACGGACGGGCAAGTCTTTCTTTGGACTGGATGCACTGATCGACTTTGACTGGCGGGTATCGATTGGAGAGACTGAGCTAACCGAAGAAGAATTCGCCGAACTCGCGGAGAAACAGGAACGGCTTGCCCTGTTCCGCGGTCAGTGGATTGTGCTTGATCCGGAGCTGCTGGAGCAGATTCGCCGCGCGATGAACGGGATCGACCGGCGGCGCGGGCTTTCTTTTCAGGATGTGTTACAGCTGCATCTGATGCGACAAAGCCGTGCTGCCAAAGAAGAAGAAAACGAAGCGGAAGAAGAGGAAAATCAGCGGATTGAGATTGAAGTGGAGCTAAATGAGCATCTCGCCGGACTGATCAGCCAGATTAGCCAGCAAAATGATATGCCGCTTATCCCGGTTCCTGCTGCTCTGAACGCCCAGCTGCGTCCATATCAGCAGGAAGGCTTCTCCTGGCTATCCTTCCTGCGTCGGTTTGGACTGGGTGCTTGTCTGGCCGATGATATGGGTCTCGGAAAAACGATCCAGCTCATCACCTATCTGCTGCATATCAAGGAAGATGCAGCTTCCGAGACGCTACGTCTGTCCCGTCTGCTCCTGGAAACGGCTGAGGAAGATATACAGCATAGCCAGCTGGCAGCAGCCGCGGATACAGTATCTGACCCTATGAATCGTCTGGATTCGGCGAATCGAATAAATCATGCAGGGGCAACCACTATGGATAACCGTGAGCAAAACGACAAGGCGGATAAAGAAGCGGCAGCGATACTGCAAGTCAGTCCGGCGGTATCCAACCCAACTTCACTGGTCGTATGTCCGACTTCGGTTCTCGGCAACTGGCAAAAGGAAATTATGCGCTTTGCGCCTTCGCTCAAGGTTGCGCTACATTATGGCAGCAAGCGATTATCCAGCGATAATTTTCACCAATTGGTCAGCGAACACGACGTTATCCTGACGTCTTATGCCACTGCATCACTTGATCAGTCATTGCTGCAGGAAGTGACCTGGGCAACGATCTGTCTGGATGAAGCACAAAATATCAAAAATGCCCAGACTCGTCAGTCGCAGACGGTACGCAGCCTGTCCGCGCTGCACCGCGTTGCACTGACCGGTACACCGATCGAGAACCGTTTGGCTGAGCTATGGTCGATCTATGACTTTATCACACCGGGTTATCTGGGTAGTATGAAAGGATTCCAGGACCGATTCGCCCAGGCGATCGAAAAAGAGCAAGACGAGCAGCGTACGCTGGATCTGCAAAAGCTGGTCAAGCCGTTCATGCTGCGCCGGACGAAAAAAGATCCGAATATCCAGCTCAATCTGCCCGAGAAAAATGAAATGAAAACCTATATTAATCTCACGCCGGAGCAGGGCGTTATGTACGATCAAGCTGTTAATCAGCTGATGCAGCATATGAATGATCTGGAAGGCATGAAGCGCAAAGGAGCGATCCTGTCTGCACTAACCCAGCTCAAACAAATCTGCGATCATCCAGCGTTGCTGCATACCCGTGCCCAGACTCCAGATCCGGAAGAGACCGAAATACCGGATGTGCCGGAAGATCTGGAAGCACTGGTCAGTCGCTCTGCCAAAATGGAACGTCTGCTGGAAATGGTACGCGAGCTTCGTTCCAAAGACGAGAAGTGTCTGATTTTTACCCAGTATATCGGGATGGGGCAAATTATCCAGCGTGTGCTTAGTGAAGATCTGGATGAGCCGGTACTGTATCTAAACGGCAGCACGTCCAAAACCGCGCGCGACCGGATGATTGAACAGTTCCAGTCTCCGGGCGAACCGAATATATTCATTCTGTCCCTGAAAGCAGGCGGCGTCGGTCTCAATCTGACCGCAGCCAACCATGTCTTCCACGTTGACCGCTGGTGGAACCCGGCAGTTGAGAACCAGGCAACTGACCGGGCGTACCGGATGGGCCAGACCCGAGATGTGCAGGTACACAAATTCATCTCCCTCGGTACGCTGGAAGAACGCATCGACGAGATGCTGGAAAGCAAGCAGCAGCTCAGCAACAATATCATCTCGACCTCGGAAGGCTGGATTACCGAGCTGTCCAACGACGAACTGCAAAGTCTGTTCAGTCTGCGACGGGAATGGGCTGAAGTATAA
- a CDS encoding diguanylate cyclase domain-containing protein, giving the protein MDFHQSLLSSLNDQSQLRTLIDLIPEFIVLKDGDGRWLICNKLVMDMYELKLEDYLYHNDLEIAAYRPQHTALFEYNYKTDELAWEKGSALLVEKSFVAPDGIHRTWEVMKTPIFDEYGKRHRLVIVSRDVTERKKAEEALHASQEQYRLIAENMSDVITMMTPERKLQYVSPSLEMMLGYSPETFYKQERFSLLHPDDLERFVAAFERTVTDRAIGTKEECRYHHAEGHYLWFEMNMTYVARSGSHTDYVLIVSRNIMERKNHEQQLRSLAYMDPLTGVPNRRYLMNQMNQDMQTTIDNNTLLGVLYLDIDRFKEVNDTLGHEAGDELLVQMVKRISGELGPMDTIARIGGDEFVVILPLITTRGCIAEIAERICAHLQQPWDLQSQSVVTGSSIGVAVYPHDATEAETLLRYADRALYTAKRCGRSQVRFYNEDK; this is encoded by the coding sequence ATGGATTTTCACCAGTCACTGCTTTCCAGCCTGAATGATCAATCCCAGCTGCGTACGCTGATTGATCTGATTCCCGAATTTATCGTGCTCAAAGACGGCGACGGACGCTGGCTCATATGCAACAAGCTGGTTATGGATATGTATGAGCTGAAACTCGAAGACTATCTGTACCACAACGATCTGGAGATTGCCGCGTATCGTCCCCAACACACAGCATTGTTTGAATATAATTACAAGACCGATGAGCTTGCCTGGGAAAAAGGCTCTGCGCTGCTGGTCGAAAAGTCATTTGTCGCTCCTGACGGTATTCATCGCACATGGGAAGTCATGAAAACACCGATTTTCGATGAATATGGAAAACGACACCGGCTCGTAATCGTGAGCCGGGATGTAACCGAGCGCAAAAAGGCTGAGGAAGCGCTGCATGCCAGCCAGGAACAATACCGACTTATCGCCGAAAATATGTCGGATGTAATTACGATGATGACACCGGAGCGAAAGCTTCAATATGTGTCGCCTTCCCTGGAGATGATGCTTGGTTATTCCCCCGAGACATTTTATAAACAGGAACGATTCTCGCTGCTGCATCCCGACGATCTGGAGCGTTTTGTAGCGGCCTTTGAGCGGACAGTAACAGATCGCGCCATCGGAACCAAAGAGGAGTGCAGATATCATCATGCAGAAGGGCATTACCTCTGGTTTGAAATGAATATGACCTATGTTGCCCGCAGTGGTAGCCATACCGATTATGTACTGATTGTCTCGCGCAATATTATGGAGCGCAAAAACCATGAGCAGCAGCTACGCTCGCTGGCCTATATGGATCCGCTCACGGGTGTCCCTAACCGTCGCTACCTGATGAACCAGATGAACCAGGATATGCAGACTACTATAGATAACAATACACTGCTGGGCGTTCTGTATCTGGATATTGATCGATTCAAGGAAGTAAATGATACGTTGGGGCATGAAGCAGGTGACGAACTGCTGGTACAGATGGTCAAGCGGATATCCGGCGAGCTGGGCCCGATGGACACGATTGCCCGGATTGGCGGCGATGAATTTGTTGTTATTTTGCCGCTGATTACTACGCGTGGCTGTATTGCCGAAATCGCCGAACGGATCTGTGCCCATCTTCAGCAACCATGGGATCTTCAATCACAGTCAGTCGTAACCGGATCCTCTATCGGAGTAGCCGTATACCCGCATGACGCGACAGAAGCAGAAACGCTGCTGCGTTATGCTGACAGAGCCCTGTATACCGCCAAACGATGCGGCCGTTCCCAGGTCCGTTTTTATAATGAAGATAAATAA
- a CDS encoding response regulator transcription factor produces the protein MKELCKILIVDDEVLVRQGIKHYLVWEQYGFQIIGEASNGREALDLIDELQPHIVITDIVMPVMDGEEFTRIVKQNYPQIEVIVLSSYGEFSYVRSTFQSGVADYILKPKLETQELLQVLQNTARRIPSLAYDEAAGDEQVTVDHIIEKLIAGYEMDYDPQMIAVHFPYDRYTLVGIQPQQLRVSGNELTLQQKSSYVSAISSRLAESIESAGVPVSFRPVAADPQLIVFLLNMNTGDEAAVISRVRELAHAGRAEDQQTIWAMSEAFANVDQLGSVYQQLLKLLEYHFYFPDRHFMMEAELGEPVPLPGAFNLKQFAEEMRRENFDSAFAELDTYVQAMAGNYRATPFELKSFLGNIIFNIITLLGNQDYDVRQLDEEKYDYFREINDAIHVQDTIAVLHEFLSRVHLQIQSRSSQNGSANMKMLLEYIEEHYAEPLSLTGLGQHFHFNPSYLSSYFTTHNKEGFSEHLNKIRVEKAAEMLRTDVYSISEISGKVGYSDHSYFTKVFKKWTGLSPSQYRRQHVRG, from the coding sequence ATGAAAGAACTATGCAAAATATTGATCGTGGATGATGAAGTGCTGGTTCGTCAGGGAATCAAGCATTATCTGGTATGGGAACAATACGGATTCCAGATTATCGGCGAAGCGTCCAATGGACGGGAAGCGCTGGATCTGATTGACGAACTCCAGCCCCATATCGTGATTACGGATATCGTGATGCCGGTCATGGATGGCGAAGAATTTACCCGGATCGTCAAGCAGAATTATCCCCAGATTGAAGTGATTGTGCTCAGCAGCTATGGAGAGTTCAGTTATGTACGTTCAACATTCCAGAGCGGCGTAGCGGATTATATTCTCAAGCCCAAGCTGGAGACACAGGAGCTGCTGCAGGTTTTGCAAAATACGGCGCGGCGTATTCCTTCTCTTGCTTATGACGAAGCCGCCGGTGATGAGCAGGTGACGGTCGATCATATTATCGAGAAGCTGATTGCAGGTTATGAAATGGATTACGATCCGCAGATGATCGCCGTTCATTTTCCATATGACAGATATACACTGGTAGGGATTCAGCCGCAGCAGCTGCGTGTATCCGGAAACGAGCTTACTCTGCAGCAGAAAAGCAGCTATGTCTCGGCGATCAGCAGCCGGCTTGCCGAATCGATCGAATCCGCCGGTGTGCCGGTCAGCTTCCGCCCGGTAGCCGCAGATCCGCAGCTGATTGTCTTTTTATTAAATATGAATACAGGCGATGAAGCGGCAGTGATTTCACGGGTGCGCGAGCTTGCCCATGCAGGCAGAGCAGAAGATCAGCAGACCATATGGGCAATGAGCGAAGCTTTTGCGAACGTCGATCAGCTGGGATCCGTTTACCAGCAGCTGCTCAAACTGCTGGAATATCATTTTTATTTCCCGGATCGTCATTTTATGATGGAAGCAGAACTGGGTGAGCCGGTACCACTTCCGGGAGCGTTTAATCTAAAGCAGTTTGCCGAGGAGATGCGGCGCGAGAACTTTGACTCTGCCTTTGCCGAACTGGATACATATGTCCAGGCCATGGCAGGCAATTACCGGGCTACACCGTTTGAACTGAAATCTTTTCTGGGCAATATTATCTTTAATATTATTACGCTGCTCGGCAATCAGGATTATGATGTCCGACAGTTGGATGAAGAAAAGTATGATTATTTTCGAGAAATCAACGATGCGATTCATGTACAGGATACGATAGCCGTGCTACATGAATTTCTGAGCAGGGTTCATCTGCAGATCCAATCCCGTTCTTCCCAGAATGGCAGTGCCAATATGAAGATGCTGCTGGAATATATAGAAGAACATTATGCCGAGCCGCTGAGCCTTACCGGACTGGGACAGCACTTTCATTTTAATCCGTCCTATCTGTCGAGCTACTTCACGACACATAACAAGGAAGGATTCAGTGAACACCTCAACAAGATCCGGGTAGAAAAGGCAGCCGAGATGCTGCGTACAGATGTATATTCCATTTCCGAGATCAGCGGCAAGGTCGGATATTCAGATCACAGTTATTTTACCAAAGTATTCAAAAAATGGACCGGTCTGTCGCCCAGCCAGTATCGCAGGCAGCATGTACGCGGCTGA
- a CDS encoding sensor histidine kinase — protein MNWKKHALRFEQQGLFFKLFIVMVVSIIAVCLLTSLVTIRMSERLFTETFSITNSKVLNQIKSSMESFNDSIVNGVSHASQNGTVKNYLTSGESDSITMSSSYFDMGQQMKQIKSNVDAYDVGIIVSGVNGRSYSSDWSYWPVNPAQLSKSKLTERTIAEPKRLMYQYDEESAQSGVLKDKYIVASKALMERTSGFLYGTIYIAIKEQEFKRFYSNFTSTGSDVLILDSNGRIISSNQEQLIGSFSPELLGYAKEINEKQLSYTNADVMGKNHILLSNYIPSYNIYLVNMIDREYAVGQIVNVRDIALICIGIVMAALLTVFLISRRLTQSLTRLVRQMSTITEKDFGNYVHVTGSYEVQELSRAFNYMLDELNDYIARLLQTQKEQRNAELAALQRQINPHFLYNTLASIKMLVQKGNKDTAAETINALISLLQNTISNVSETITIEQELNNMKNYVFINHVRYGNKVQVNYFVSPDCMDYHVPKLIIQPFIENAFFHAFNEKGAGVIYILVSKLEDTLVCEVVDNGDGMDGLEQGEQSVLPNPKSKRQLFTGIGIQNVHHRITLLYGEQYGVTISSKKGEGTKVKITLPLIVEQQEQTIEDNNSKE, from the coding sequence ATGAATTGGAAGAAACATGCGCTCCGGTTTGAGCAGCAGGGTTTATTTTTTAAACTGTTTATTGTGATGGTCGTCAGTATTATCGCCGTCTGTCTGCTGACCTCGCTGGTGACGATACGCATGTCGGAAAGGCTGTTTACAGAGACATTCAGCATTACCAATTCCAAAGTGCTGAATCAAATCAAAAGCAGCATGGAATCTTTTAACGACTCGATTGTGAATGGAGTCAGTCACGCCTCCCAGAACGGTACAGTCAAAAATTATCTGACCAGCGGCGAAAGCGATTCGATTACCATGTCCAGCTCCTACTTTGATATGGGTCAACAGATGAAGCAGATCAAGTCGAATGTGGATGCTTATGATGTAGGCATTATTGTCAGTGGGGTAAATGGACGCAGCTATTCGTCCGATTGGTCCTATTGGCCCGTCAATCCGGCTCAGCTGTCCAAAAGCAAACTCACCGAACGCACCATAGCCGAACCCAAGCGGCTGATGTACCAATATGATGAGGAGTCCGCTCAGTCGGGCGTGCTCAAAGACAAATATATCGTAGCTTCCAAAGCATTAATGGAGCGTACCAGCGGATTTCTATACGGTACAATATATATCGCGATCAAAGAACAGGAATTCAAACGCTTCTATAGTAACTTTACGAGTACCGGCAGCGATGTGCTTATTCTGGATAGCAATGGACGGATCATTTCCAGTAATCAGGAACAGCTAATTGGTAGTTTCTCGCCAGAGCTGCTGGGATATGCCAAAGAAATCAACGAGAAGCAGCTAAGCTACACCAACGCGGATGTTATGGGCAAGAATCATATCCTCCTGTCCAACTATATCCCGTCTTATAATATCTATTTGGTCAATATGATCGATCGCGAATATGCAGTAGGCCAGATTGTAAATGTGCGCGATATTGCGCTGATCTGTATCGGTATTGTAATGGCAGCGCTGCTGACCGTCTTTCTGATCTCGCGAAGACTTACTCAATCCCTGACCCGCCTGGTACGCCAGATGTCGACTATCACAGAAAAAGACTTTGGCAATTATGTACATGTGACCGGCAGCTATGAAGTACAGGAATTGAGCCGTGCATTTAATTATATGCTGGATGAATTGAATGATTATATCGCCCGTTTGCTGCAGACCCAAAAAGAGCAGCGTAATGCAGAGCTAGCTGCCCTGCAGCGACAGATCAATCCTCATTTTCTGTATAATACTCTAGCCTCCATCAAAATGCTGGTCCAAAAAGGCAATAAAGACACAGCCGCAGAGACCATCAATGCCCTGATCTCGTTACTCCAGAATACAATCAGCAATGTGAGCGAGACGATCACGATTGAGCAGGAACTCAATAATATGAAGAATTACGTATTTATCAATCATGTACGCTATGGCAACAAAGTACAGGTCAATTATTTCGTCTCACCGGATTGCATGGACTATCATGTACCCAAACTGATTATCCAGCCGTTTATCGAAAATGCTTTTTTTCATGCTTTTAATGAAAAAGGTGCAGGTGTGATCTACATTCTAGTCTCCAAGTTGGAAGATACGCTGGTCTGCGAAGTCGTCGATAATGGAGACGGCATGGATGGCCTGGAGCAGGGCGAGCAAAGCGTACTACCCAATCCAAAAAGTAAACGGCAGCTGTTTACCGGAATCGGTATCCAGAATGTACATCACCGCATTACACTTCTATATGGTGAACAATACGGCGTTACTATCTCCAGCAAAAAAGGAGAAGGCACCAAAGTTAAAATCACTCTTCCCCTGATTGTCGAGCAGCAGGAGCAGACTATAGAAGATAACAACTCTAAAGAATAG
- a CDS encoding DedA family protein, producing MQNWITSFMEEYGYIGIALIIALENVFPPIPSEIVLPFGGFMTTNSSLTVIGVIIAATIGSVAGAVILYGIGRALDVARLEKIIDRWGHILRIKKEDVHRADAWFDKYGYWTVLFCRMIPLVRSLISIPAGMSNMKFGLFLLFTTIGTVIWNTVLVTVGAALGENWHSITNFMDIYSNIAYAVIAIAGIGMIIWFVRRNKKASAK from the coding sequence TTGCAAAACTGGATCACAAGTTTTATGGAGGAATATGGATATATCGGAATAGCCCTTATTATCGCTCTCGAAAATGTGTTTCCACCGATCCCGTCAGAAATTGTACTTCCATTCGGCGGCTTTATGACTACCAACTCTTCTCTAACCGTAATCGGCGTTATCATTGCCGCTACAATCGGTTCTGTAGCAGGCGCAGTCATTTTATATGGTATAGGCCGTGCACTTGACGTCGCGCGTCTGGAGAAAATTATCGATCGCTGGGGACATATTCTGCGTATCAAAAAAGAAGATGTTCACCGCGCAGATGCCTGGTTTGACAAATATGGATACTGGACCGTTCTCTTTTGCCGGATGATCCCACTGGTCCGCAGCCTGATCTCTATCCCTGCAGGCATGTCCAATATGAAATTCGGATTATTTCTGCTGTTTACTACAATCGGTACAGTAATTTGGAATACCGTGCTGGTTACCGTCGGTGCTGCTCTGGGAGAGAACTGGCATTCTATCACCAACTTTATGGATATTTACTCCAATATTGCTTATGCGGTTATTGCTATAGCAGGCATTGGCATGATTATCTGGTTTGTACGTCGCAACAAAAAAGCCAGTGCCAAATAA
- a CDS encoding sensor histidine kinase has product MKGIKARLLFQIGMLLLAIVLLLEAVFAFAVYSYYFSSARQIMQSRAVTATTFSNQFMDGYPLVDRARYILENLVANENSRVEVLNMEGQTVIDSYGFSSSEHIDTEDVQTALQGGIGNYTGFSPLFEQRIMAVSSPLTSSGQVIGVLRFSVSTEPLYKAVFILIGWAIVIGIAVIVLGFAFSLIIARRIIDPVKELTVISRQMATGDFSARAVRQYDDEVGTLADSLNHMNEELSKNEKMKNDFISTVSHELRTPLTSIKGWGETLVVGGLEDEEESLLGLEVINGETDRLIGLVEDLLDFSKYQAGEIQLRRTVTDLHKLLREVELQYSYTGNKRNVTLQADLTQETLPIEADLNRLKQVFVNLIDNAIKFSKQNGIVQLTAVRQARKVHITVQDYGEGIPPEDMDKIGERFYKGRSKMSGSGLGLAISKEIVRLHNGQLRIESEYGTGTTITIILPLLPDDLSQEDRLELHDKL; this is encoded by the coding sequence ATGAAAGGAATTAAAGCCAGACTGCTATTCCAGATAGGCATGCTGCTGCTCGCTATCGTTCTGCTGCTGGAAGCTGTATTTGCTTTTGCGGTGTACTCATATTACTTCAGCAGTGCAAGGCAGATCATGCAGTCACGCGCCGTAACGGCCACGACCTTTTCCAATCAGTTTATGGATGGGTATCCGCTGGTCGACCGGGCACGATATATTTTGGAGAATCTGGTGGCCAATGAGAACAGCCGGGTCGAAGTATTGAACATGGAAGGCCAGACTGTCATCGATTCATACGGATTTTCTTCCTCCGAGCATATTGATACCGAGGACGTACAGACAGCGCTGCAAGGAGGAATCGGTAACTATACCGGATTCTCGCCACTTTTTGAGCAGCGAATTATGGCTGTATCCAGCCCGCTTACCAGCTCCGGCCAGGTGATCGGGGTGCTGCGCTTTTCTGTCTCTACAGAACCGCTGTACAAGGCTGTATTCATACTGATCGGCTGGGCGATTGTTATCGGGATAGCCGTTATTGTCCTGGGATTTGCCTTTAGCCTGATTATTGCACGAAGAATTATTGATCCGGTCAAAGAACTGACCGTCATTTCCCGCCAAATGGCTACAGGCGATTTCTCCGCCAGAGCTGTTCGCCAATACGATGACGAAGTCGGTACACTTGCCGATTCACTAAACCATATGAATGAAGAACTCTCCAAAAACGAGAAGATGAAAAATGACTTTATCTCCACAGTCTCCCACGAGTTGCGCACGCCTCTTACCTCTATCAAAGGCTGGGGCGAGACACTGGTTGTTGGCGGACTGGAAGACGAAGAAGAGTCCCTGCTGGGGCTCGAAGTGATCAACGGAGAGACAGACCGGTTGATTGGTCTGGTAGAGGATCTGCTCGACTTCTCCAAATACCAGGCAGGTGAAATCCAGTTGCGCCGCACAGTTACCGATCTGCACAAGCTGCTCCGGGAAGTAGAGCTTCAATACAGCTATACCGGCAATAAACGCAATGTTACACTCCAGGCGGACCTGACCCAGGAAACGCTGCCGATAGAAGCCGATTTGAATCGGCTCAAGCAAGTATTCGTGAATCTGATCGATAATGCTATTAAATTCTCCAAACAGAATGGAATAGTACAACTGACCGCTGTGCGGCAGGCGAGAAAGGTACACATTACTGTCCAGGATTATGGAGAAGGTATCCCCCCGGAAGATATGGACAAGATCGGAGAACGTTTTTACAAAGGCCGCTCCAAAATGTCCGGCAGCGGACTCGGACTCGCGATCAGCAAAGAAATTGTCCGCCTTCATAATGGACAGCTCCGTATCGAAAGCGAATATGGTACAGGAACTACTATCACCATCATACTGCCATTGCTTCCGGATGACTTATCCCAAGAAGATAGGCTAGAGCTACATGATAAACTTTAA
- a CDS encoding response regulator transcription factor, whose product MKVLILEDEKPIRDFVRINLKRAGFDVVEAATGEDALMTIHTHSDIDMAVLDVMLPGISGLEVCSSLRRLNSRIGIIMLTARGQENDKIHGLDLGADDYIVKPFSPGELVARLNSLYRRLRPAEEIPEEHVLVSHPFQLLLDQRKLMRGEQTILLTPKEFDILRLLMENPNKAVHRDDILNEVWGNFFTGDMKTVDVNIRRIRQKIEKDDAHPEYIETVWGYGYLWRKDTHHERN is encoded by the coding sequence GTGAAAGTGCTCATACTTGAAGACGAAAAACCGATTCGTGATTTTGTACGAATCAATCTCAAACGCGCCGGCTTTGACGTTGTCGAAGCCGCAACCGGTGAAGATGCGCTGATGACTATCCATACTCATTCGGATATTGATATGGCTGTGCTCGATGTGATGCTGCCAGGAATCAGCGGATTGGAAGTATGCTCTTCCCTGCGTAGGCTCAATTCCCGGATAGGCATCATTATGCTGACTGCCAGAGGACAGGAGAATGACAAGATTCACGGACTGGATCTGGGTGCCGACGACTATATTGTCAAACCTTTCAGCCCTGGAGAACTTGTTGCCAGATTGAACTCGTTGTATCGGCGTCTTCGCCCAGCTGAAGAGATTCCGGAAGAACATGTACTAGTCAGTCATCCATTTCAGCTGCTGCTCGATCAGCGTAAACTGATGCGTGGCGAGCAGACGATTCTTTTGACGCCCAAGGAATTCGATATCCTCCGACTGCTTATGGAGAATCCCAACAAGGCCGTGCACCGTGATGACATCCTGAATGAAGTGTGGGGCAATTTTTTTACCGGTGATATGAAGACAGTCGACGTGAATATTCGCCGCATCCGTCAAAAAATCGAAAAAGACGATGCACATCCCGAATATATAGAGACCGTATGGGGATACGGTTATCTATGGAGGAAGGATACGCATCATGAAAGGAATTAA